A window from Primulina huaijiensis isolate GDHJ02 chromosome 11, ASM1229523v2, whole genome shotgun sequence encodes these proteins:
- the LOC140988991 gene encoding probable pectate lyase 8 isoform X1, which yields MAMGASEKWLRPLFSLLLLVLFVGSMARVHKNESRSFRWEGIDEGALNEHAVDDPDEVAKMVEMATRNSTERRNLGYFSCGTGNPIDDCWRCDPNWQRNRKRLADCGIGFGRNAAGGRDGRFYVVTDSGDDDPVNPRPGTLRYAVIQEEPLWIVFKRDMIITLKQELIMNSFKTIDGRGVNVHIANGGCITVQFITNVIIHGLHIHDCKPTGNAMVRSSPSHYGWRTTADGDAISIFGSSHIWVDHNSLSNCADGLVDAVMGSTAITISNNYFTHHNEVMLLGHSDSYVRDKQMQVTIAYNHFGEGLIQRMPRCRLGYFHVVNNDYTHWEMYAIGGSANPTINSQGNRYLAPANPFAKEVTKRVDTAESKWKGWNWRSAGDLMLNGAYFTPSGAGASASYARASSLGAKSSSMVGSITSGAGVLGCRPGRQC from the exons ATGGCAATGGGAGCTTCGGAAAAATGGCTGCGGCCTCTGTTTTCTTTGCTGCTGCTCGTGCTTTTCGTCGGATCAATGGCAAGAGTTCACAAAAACGAATCCCGAAGTTTCAG GTGGGAAGGAATTGACGAGGGTGCTTTGAATGAGCATGCGGTGGATGACCCGGATGAGGTCGCAAAAATGGTTGAAAT ggCCACTCGGAACAGCACAGAGAGGCGAAATCTTGGATATTTCTCCTGTGGAACTGGTAACCCTATTGATGACTGTTGGCGTTGTGATCCTAACTGGCAGAGAAACCGCAAGAGACTTGCTGACTGTGGTATTGGTTTTGGGCGTAATGCCGCTGGCGGACGTGATGGCCGATTCTATGTTGTCACTGATTCTGGTGATGATGACCCTGTCAACCCCAGGCCCGGCACTTTACGTTATGCTGTTATCCAGGAGGAACCTCTTTGGATAGTGTTCAAGCGCGACATGATTATTACTTTGAAGCAAGAGCTCATAATGAACAGCTTTAAGACCATAGATGGTCGCGGAGTCAATGTTCACATTGCCAATGGAGGCTGCATCACAGTCCAATTCATTACCAATGTGATTATTCATGGGCTGCACATTCACGACTGTAAGCCGACAGGAAACGCAATGGTGCGGAGCTCACCATCACATTATGGTTGGAGGACGACGGCTGATGGTGATGCCATTTCTATCTTTGGCTCGAGCCATATTTGGGTCGATCATAACTCGCTCTCTAACTGTGCTGACGGCCTTGTAGATGCTGTCATGGGCTCTACTGCCATCACCATTTCAAACAATTATTTTACCCATCATAATGAG GTTATGCTGTTGGGTCATAGCGATTCTTATGTCAGAGACAAGCAAATGCAAGTGACCATCGCATATAATCATTTCGGGGAAGGCCTCATTCAAAGAATGCCAAG GTGCAGACTTGGATACTTTCACGTTGTGAACAATGACTACACTCATTGGGAGATGTATGCCATCGGTGGAAGTGCAAACCCCACAATCAACAGCCAAGGCAACAGATATCTTGCACCAGCCAATCCTTTTGCAAAAGAG GTGACAAAGAGGGTAGATACAGCTGAGAGTAAATGGAAGGGTTGGAACTGGAGATCAGCAGGTGACCTGATGTTGAATGGAGCTTATTTCACTCCATCTGGAGCCGGAGCTTCGGCCAGCTATGCTAGAGCTTCAAGCTTAGGTGCCAAGTCTTCCTCCATGGTTGGATCTATCACTTCTGGTGCTGGAGTTCTTGGTTGCCGGCCCGGCCGCCAGTGCTAA
- the LOC140988991 gene encoding probable pectate lyase 8 isoform X3, with the protein MAMGASEKWLRPLFSLLLLVLFVGSMARVHKNESRSFRFFFSPLAQLQSSPNSTMAARWEGIDEGALNEHAVDDPDEVAKMVEMATRNSTERRNLGYFSCGTGNPIDDCWRCDPNWQRNRKRLADCGIGFGRNAAGGRDGRFYVVTDSGDDDPVNPRPGTLRYAVIQEEPLWIVFKRDMIITLKQELIMNSFKTIDGRGVNVHIANGGCITVQFITNVIIHGLHIHDCKPTGNAMVRSSPSHYGWRTTADGDAISIFGSSHIWVDHNSLSNCADGLVDAVMGSTAITISNNYFTHHNEVMLLGHSDSYVRDKQMQVTIAYNHFGEGLIQRMPRCRLGYFHVVNNDYTHWEMYAIGGSANPTINSQGNRYLAPANPFAKEVTKRVDTAESKWKGWNWRSAGDLMLNGAYFTPSGAGASASYARASSLGAKSSSMVGSITSGAGVLGCRPGRQC; encoded by the exons ATGGCAATGGGAGCTTCGGAAAAATGGCTGCGGCCTCTGTTTTCTTTGCTGCTGCTCGTGCTTTTCGTCGGATCAATGGCAAGAGTTCACAAAAACGAATCCCGAAGTTTCAGGTTTTTCTTTAGTCCTCT AGCACAGTTGCAGAGCTCTCCAAACTCGACAATGGCGGCGAG GTGGGAAGGAATTGACGAGGGTGCTTTGAATGAGCATGCGGTGGATGACCCGGATGAGGTCGCAAAAATGGTTGAAAT ggCCACTCGGAACAGCACAGAGAGGCGAAATCTTGGATATTTCTCCTGTGGAACTGGTAACCCTATTGATGACTGTTGGCGTTGTGATCCTAACTGGCAGAGAAACCGCAAGAGACTTGCTGACTGTGGTATTGGTTTTGGGCGTAATGCCGCTGGCGGACGTGATGGCCGATTCTATGTTGTCACTGATTCTGGTGATGATGACCCTGTCAACCCCAGGCCCGGCACTTTACGTTATGCTGTTATCCAGGAGGAACCTCTTTGGATAGTGTTCAAGCGCGACATGATTATTACTTTGAAGCAAGAGCTCATAATGAACAGCTTTAAGACCATAGATGGTCGCGGAGTCAATGTTCACATTGCCAATGGAGGCTGCATCACAGTCCAATTCATTACCAATGTGATTATTCATGGGCTGCACATTCACGACTGTAAGCCGACAGGAAACGCAATGGTGCGGAGCTCACCATCACATTATGGTTGGAGGACGACGGCTGATGGTGATGCCATTTCTATCTTTGGCTCGAGCCATATTTGGGTCGATCATAACTCGCTCTCTAACTGTGCTGACGGCCTTGTAGATGCTGTCATGGGCTCTACTGCCATCACCATTTCAAACAATTATTTTACCCATCATAATGAG GTTATGCTGTTGGGTCATAGCGATTCTTATGTCAGAGACAAGCAAATGCAAGTGACCATCGCATATAATCATTTCGGGGAAGGCCTCATTCAAAGAATGCCAAG GTGCAGACTTGGATACTTTCACGTTGTGAACAATGACTACACTCATTGGGAGATGTATGCCATCGGTGGAAGTGCAAACCCCACAATCAACAGCCAAGGCAACAGATATCTTGCACCAGCCAATCCTTTTGCAAAAGAG GTGACAAAGAGGGTAGATACAGCTGAGAGTAAATGGAAGGGTTGGAACTGGAGATCAGCAGGTGACCTGATGTTGAATGGAGCTTATTTCACTCCATCTGGAGCCGGAGCTTCGGCCAGCTATGCTAGAGCTTCAAGCTTAGGTGCCAAGTCTTCCTCCATGGTTGGATCTATCACTTCTGGTGCTGGAGTTCTTGGTTGCCGGCCCGGCCGCCAGTGCTAA
- the LOC140988991 gene encoding probable pectate lyase 8 isoform X2: MPVYLISIVILQCCGKRAQLQSSPNSTMAARWEGIDEGALNEHAVDDPDEVAKMVEMATRNSTERRNLGYFSCGTGNPIDDCWRCDPNWQRNRKRLADCGIGFGRNAAGGRDGRFYVVTDSGDDDPVNPRPGTLRYAVIQEEPLWIVFKRDMIITLKQELIMNSFKTIDGRGVNVHIANGGCITVQFITNVIIHGLHIHDCKPTGNAMVRSSPSHYGWRTTADGDAISIFGSSHIWVDHNSLSNCADGLVDAVMGSTAITISNNYFTHHNEVMLLGHSDSYVRDKQMQVTIAYNHFGEGLIQRMPRCRLGYFHVVNNDYTHWEMYAIGGSANPTINSQGNRYLAPANPFAKEVTKRVDTAESKWKGWNWRSAGDLMLNGAYFTPSGAGASASYARASSLGAKSSSMVGSITSGAGVLGCRPGRQC, from the exons ATGCCCGTATATCTCATTTCTATTGTTATTCTGCAATGTTGTGGAAAAAGAGCACAGTTGCAGAGCTCTCCAAACTCGACAATGGCGGCGAG GTGGGAAGGAATTGACGAGGGTGCTTTGAATGAGCATGCGGTGGATGACCCGGATGAGGTCGCAAAAATGGTTGAAAT ggCCACTCGGAACAGCACAGAGAGGCGAAATCTTGGATATTTCTCCTGTGGAACTGGTAACCCTATTGATGACTGTTGGCGTTGTGATCCTAACTGGCAGAGAAACCGCAAGAGACTTGCTGACTGTGGTATTGGTTTTGGGCGTAATGCCGCTGGCGGACGTGATGGCCGATTCTATGTTGTCACTGATTCTGGTGATGATGACCCTGTCAACCCCAGGCCCGGCACTTTACGTTATGCTGTTATCCAGGAGGAACCTCTTTGGATAGTGTTCAAGCGCGACATGATTATTACTTTGAAGCAAGAGCTCATAATGAACAGCTTTAAGACCATAGATGGTCGCGGAGTCAATGTTCACATTGCCAATGGAGGCTGCATCACAGTCCAATTCATTACCAATGTGATTATTCATGGGCTGCACATTCACGACTGTAAGCCGACAGGAAACGCAATGGTGCGGAGCTCACCATCACATTATGGTTGGAGGACGACGGCTGATGGTGATGCCATTTCTATCTTTGGCTCGAGCCATATTTGGGTCGATCATAACTCGCTCTCTAACTGTGCTGACGGCCTTGTAGATGCTGTCATGGGCTCTACTGCCATCACCATTTCAAACAATTATTTTACCCATCATAATGAG GTTATGCTGTTGGGTCATAGCGATTCTTATGTCAGAGACAAGCAAATGCAAGTGACCATCGCATATAATCATTTCGGGGAAGGCCTCATTCAAAGAATGCCAAG GTGCAGACTTGGATACTTTCACGTTGTGAACAATGACTACACTCATTGGGAGATGTATGCCATCGGTGGAAGTGCAAACCCCACAATCAACAGCCAAGGCAACAGATATCTTGCACCAGCCAATCCTTTTGCAAAAGAG GTGACAAAGAGGGTAGATACAGCTGAGAGTAAATGGAAGGGTTGGAACTGGAGATCAGCAGGTGACCTGATGTTGAATGGAGCTTATTTCACTCCATCTGGAGCCGGAGCTTCGGCCAGCTATGCTAGAGCTTCAAGCTTAGGTGCCAAGTCTTCCTCCATGGTTGGATCTATCACTTCTGGTGCTGGAGTTCTTGGTTGCCGGCCCGGCCGCCAGTGCTAA